One window of Streptomyces sp. NBC_00273 genomic DNA carries:
- a CDS encoding putative bifunctional diguanylate cyclase/phosphodiesterase: MKPTESADPSPEFGGELPSMRAGRAGRPGVLGARTPETRPVPTGAGGQGRRGVLPFLVVGLAVTVLTIGIVSALSGRHALFPGGPVGWALALLTGIIVGHLVALGRDRWWGGTGSGAALTLGVLILYGWVPAGLVSLAVVSLVGAARRHRWRQGLLHGSVDILGIGAGALVLAAFGEVPSVETPWLPTSWGLEAVPEIVLVAVAYLLATRFLLWIALAPRGDGLPTVARTALLRQALVAVALLGIAPLICVVAISRPVLLPLFAVPLIALDSTLWIARARAEEQLRDPLTGLPNRQWLLERAWSALDEAERSGTRAALVLIDLDRFRAVNDTLGHLAGDRLLLQIAERLRQALPEDAEAARLGGDEFAVLLPFTDSTTSAQRIARHLVADLSSPLDLDGLTLVLEASAGLAVFPDHALDAEGLLRRADVAMYQAKRDRTGVEVYESKRDSNTPDRLGLLGDLRRALDAGEVELHYQPKVRFDGQVAGLEALVRWVHPERGRVSPDEFIAIAETSGLMPHLTEYVLETALAQVARWRAQGLKVPVAVNVSPRDVHTPGFAGAVAARLARHGVPASGLQLEITEHVLLEDPQRAADTMAGLTGHGVKMSLDDFGTGYSSLVHLRRLPVSELKIDRSFVGRLAVDTQDAEIVRCTVDLAHSLGLLVVAEGVEDDETWERLRDLGCDAVQGWLVAAAMPPQEATAWLLARGERGWRRPADITAELAAAEADAV, from the coding sequence ATGAAACCCACCGAAAGCGCCGACCCGTCACCTGAATTCGGCGGGGAACTCCCGTCCATGCGGGCGGGCCGGGCGGGCAGGCCCGGTGTCCTGGGTGCCAGGACACCGGAGACCCGACCGGTCCCCACCGGTGCGGGCGGGCAGGGGCGGCGCGGTGTGCTGCCCTTCCTCGTCGTGGGCCTCGCCGTCACGGTGCTCACCATCGGCATCGTCTCCGCACTGAGCGGCCGTCATGCGCTGTTCCCCGGCGGGCCGGTCGGCTGGGCACTGGCCCTCCTCACCGGCATCATCGTCGGCCACCTCGTCGCCCTCGGCCGCGACCGCTGGTGGGGCGGCACCGGATCGGGCGCGGCCCTCACCCTCGGCGTGCTCATCCTCTACGGCTGGGTCCCCGCCGGACTGGTCTCGCTGGCGGTGGTCTCCCTGGTCGGGGCCGCGCGCCGGCACCGCTGGCGGCAGGGGCTGCTGCACGGCTCCGTGGACATCCTCGGCATCGGTGCCGGGGCCCTCGTCCTCGCCGCCTTCGGTGAGGTGCCCTCCGTCGAGACCCCCTGGCTCCCCACCTCCTGGGGGCTGGAGGCGGTCCCCGAGATCGTCCTCGTCGCCGTCGCCTACCTGCTCGCCACCCGGTTCCTGCTCTGGATCGCGCTGGCCCCGCGCGGGGACGGGCTGCCCACCGTCGCCCGCACCGCCCTGCTCCGGCAGGCCTTAGTAGCCGTGGCGCTGCTCGGCATCGCCCCCCTGATCTGCGTCGTCGCCATCAGCCGGCCGGTCCTGCTGCCGCTGTTCGCCGTACCGCTGATCGCACTGGACTCCACCCTGTGGATCGCCCGGGCCCGCGCCGAGGAACAGCTGCGGGACCCGCTGACCGGGCTGCCCAACCGGCAGTGGCTGCTGGAGCGGGCCTGGTCCGCCCTGGACGAGGCCGAACGTTCCGGCACCCGGGCCGCCCTGGTCCTCATCGACCTGGACCGCTTCCGGGCGGTCAACGACACCCTGGGGCACCTCGCGGGCGACCGGCTACTGCTCCAGATCGCCGAACGGCTGCGCCAGGCCCTGCCCGAAGACGCGGAGGCGGCCCGGCTCGGCGGCGACGAGTTCGCCGTGCTGCTCCCCTTCACCGACTCCACCACCAGCGCCCAGCGCATCGCCCGCCACCTCGTCGCGGACCTCAGCTCACCCCTCGACCTGGACGGCCTCACGCTCGTCCTGGAAGCCAGCGCGGGCCTCGCCGTCTTCCCCGACCACGCGCTCGACGCGGAGGGGCTGCTGCGACGCGCGGACGTGGCGATGTACCAGGCGAAGCGCGACCGCACCGGCGTGGAGGTGTACGAGTCCAAGCGGGACAGCAACACCCCCGACCGCCTGGGCCTCCTCGGCGACCTCCGCAGGGCCCTCGACGCCGGCGAAGTGGAACTCCACTACCAACCCAAGGTCCGCTTCGACGGCCAGGTGGCCGGGCTCGAAGCCCTCGTGCGCTGGGTCCACCCGGAACGCGGCCGGGTGTCCCCGGACGAGTTCATCGCCATCGCCGAGACCTCCGGGCTGATGCCGCACCTGACGGAGTACGTACTGGAGACCGCCCTCGCCCAGGTGGCGCGGTGGCGGGCCCAGGGCCTCAAGGTCCCGGTGGCCGTCAACGTATCGCCGCGCGACGTCCACACCCCCGGCTTCGCGGGCGCGGTCGCCGCGCGGCTGGCCCGCCACGGGGTGCCGGCGAGCGGGCTCCAGCTGGAGATAACGGAACACGTCCTGCTGGAGGACCCCCAGCGGGCGGCCGACACCATGGCCGGACTGACCGGTCACGGCGTGAAGATGTCCCTGGACGACTTCGGCACCGGCTACTCCTCACTCGTCCACCTGCGCCGCCTGCCGGTCAGCGAGCTGAAGATCGACCGCTCCTTCGTCGGGCGGCTGGCGGTCGACACGCAGGACGCGGAGATCGTCCGGTGCACGGTGGACCTCGCGCACTCGCTGGGCCTCCTGGTCGTGGCGGAGGGCGTGGAGGACGACGAGACGTGGGAGCGGCTGCGGGACCTGGGCTGCGACGCCGTCCAGGGCTGGCTGGTCGCCGCCGCCATGCCGCCGCAGGAGGCCACCGCCTGGCTGCTGGCCCGCGGCGAGCGCGGCTGGCGCCGCCCGGCGGACATCACGGCGGAGCTCGCCGCGGCGGAAGCCGACGCGGTCTGA
- the ligA gene encoding NAD-dependent DNA ligase LigA: MAAEQQDTAVPTAVRDQHALLAEQVEEHRFRYYVNDQPVVSDAEFDQLLRSLEALEEQYPELRTPDSPTQKVAGAYETDFASVEHRERMLSLDNAFDDEELAAWAERVARDVNTSDYHYLCELKVDGLAVNLTYENGRLTRAATRGDGRTGEDITPNVRTIAEIPDRLKGDRIPALVEIRGEVYFPMEKFEELNARLVEAEGKPFANPRNAAAGSLRQKDPKVTASRPLHMVVHGIGAREGFEIERQSQAYELLHEWGLPTAQHNKVVATLAEVREFIADFGVNRHSVEHEIDGVVVKLDEISLQGRLGSTARAPRWAIAWKYAPEEVNTKLIDIKVGVGRTGRVTPYAQVEPVKVAGSEVEFATLHNQEVVKAKGVLIGDTVVLRKAGDVIPEILGPVVDLRDGTEREFVMPAGCPACGTELRPMKEGDIDVRCPNAQTCPAQLRERLFYLGGRQSLDIENFGMVAAAALTGPLEPAEPPLLDEGDLFGLTIEQLLPIKAYVLDPDSGLPKRDPKTGEEKIVTVFANQKGEPKKNALSMLEHIAAAKDRPLARIINGLSIRHVGPVAAEALAREFRSIERIEQATEEELTATEGVGAIIAASLKEWFAVDWHQEILRKWREAGVRMEEEGSAEEEGPRPLEGLTVVVTGTLQSHTRDGAKEALQSRGAKVTGSVSKKTSFVVVGDNPGSKYDKAVQLKLAVLDDAGFAVLLEQGPDAAREAALPVDGEGEAQ, encoded by the coding sequence ATGGCAGCCGAACAGCAGGACACGGCAGTACCGACGGCGGTGCGCGATCAGCACGCGCTGCTGGCGGAGCAGGTCGAGGAGCACCGCTTCCGGTACTACGTGAACGACCAGCCGGTCGTCAGCGACGCCGAGTTCGACCAGCTGCTGCGCTCGCTGGAGGCACTGGAGGAGCAGTACCCGGAGCTGCGCACGCCCGACTCGCCCACCCAGAAGGTGGCCGGGGCGTACGAGACGGACTTCGCCTCCGTCGAGCACCGCGAGCGCATGCTCTCCCTCGACAACGCCTTCGACGACGAGGAACTGGCGGCCTGGGCCGAGCGGGTGGCCCGGGACGTGAACACCTCGGACTACCACTACCTGTGCGAGCTCAAGGTGGACGGCCTCGCCGTCAACCTCACCTACGAGAACGGCCGCCTGACCCGGGCGGCCACCCGCGGCGACGGCCGCACCGGTGAGGACATCACGCCCAACGTCCGCACCATCGCCGAGATCCCCGACCGGTTGAAGGGCGACCGGATCCCGGCCCTCGTCGAGATCCGCGGCGAGGTCTACTTCCCGATGGAGAAGTTCGAGGAGCTCAACGCCCGGCTGGTGGAGGCGGAGGGCAAGCCCTTCGCCAACCCGCGCAACGCGGCCGCCGGTTCGCTGCGGCAGAAGGACCCCAAGGTCACCGCGAGCCGCCCGCTGCACATGGTCGTGCACGGCATCGGCGCCCGCGAGGGCTTCGAGATCGAGCGCCAGTCGCAGGCGTACGAGCTGCTGCACGAGTGGGGCCTGCCGACCGCCCAGCACAACAAGGTGGTCGCCACGCTCGCCGAGGTCCGGGAGTTCATCGCGGACTTCGGCGTGAACCGGCACTCGGTGGAGCACGAGATCGACGGCGTGGTCGTCAAGCTCGACGAGATCTCCCTCCAGGGCCGGCTCGGCTCCACCGCGCGCGCCCCGCGCTGGGCCATCGCCTGGAAGTACGCGCCCGAAGAGGTCAACACCAAGCTGATCGACATCAAGGTCGGGGTCGGCCGCACCGGCCGCGTGACCCCGTACGCGCAGGTGGAGCCGGTGAAGGTGGCGGGCTCCGAGGTGGAGTTCGCCACCCTGCACAACCAGGAGGTCGTCAAGGCCAAGGGCGTCCTCATCGGGGACACCGTCGTCCTGCGCAAGGCGGGCGACGTCATCCCCGAGATCCTCGGCCCGGTGGTGGACCTGCGCGACGGCACCGAGCGGGAGTTCGTGATGCCGGCCGGCTGTCCCGCGTGCGGGACGGAGCTGCGGCCCATGAAGGAGGGGGACATCGACGTCCGGTGCCCCAACGCCCAGACCTGCCCGGCGCAGTTGCGCGAGCGGCTCTTCTACCTGGGCGGCCGACAGTCCCTGGACATCGAGAACTTCGGCATGGTGGCGGCGGCCGCGCTGACCGGCCCGCTGGAGCCGGCCGAGCCGCCGCTGCTGGACGAGGGCGACCTCTTCGGCCTGACCATCGAGCAGCTGCTGCCCATCAAGGCGTACGTCCTCGACCCGGACAGCGGACTGCCCAAGCGGGATCCGAAGACGGGCGAGGAGAAGATCGTCACGGTCTTCGCCAACCAGAAGGGCGAACCGAAGAAGAACGCCCTGTCCATGCTGGAGCACATCGCCGCCGCCAAGGACCGCCCGCTCGCACGCATCATCAACGGCCTGTCGATCCGTCACGTGGGACCGGTCGCGGCCGAGGCCCTCGCCCGCGAGTTCCGCTCGATCGAGCGCATCGAGCAGGCCACCGAGGAGGAGCTGACCGCCACCGAGGGCGTCGGAGCGATCATCGCCGCCTCGCTCAAGGAGTGGTTCGCCGTCGACTGGCACCAGGAGATCCTGCGCAAGTGGCGGGAGGCCGGGGTCCGGATGGAGGAGGAAGGTTCCGCCGAGGAGGAGGGGCCGCGGCCGCTGGAGGGGCTGACCGTCGTCGTCACCGGCACTTTGCAGAGCCACACGCGGGACGGCGCGAAGGAGGCCCTGCAGAGCCGCGGCGCCAAGGTCACCGGATCCGTGTCGAAGAAGACCTCCTTCGTCGTGGTCGGGGACAACCCCGGCTCGAAGTACGACAAGGCCGTTCAGCTGAAACTCGCCGTCCTCGACGACGCAGGGTTCGCCGTGCTGCTGGAGCAGGGGCCGGACGCGGCGCGGGAGGCCGCGCTCCCGGTGGACGGCGAGGGCGAAGCGCAGTAG
- a CDS encoding methionine synthase, with amino-acid sequence MSAGATGVGSLPGGDAREAAKTVTGSFEEFPYLAELPARGPGADMIGRSLGLLVDMYAHVEPSGWRISDRPGRDSKRSRSWLGEDLDALEEFTQGYTGKLKVQAVGPWTLAAALELHGGEAMLQDPGACRDLAGSLAEGLREHLADVRKRVPGADVVLQLDEPSLTAVLLGRVRSASGYRTYRAVDRQVVEGALRDLFAVHDGEVVVHSCAPEVPFGLLRRAGATGVSFDFSLLTEREDDAIGEAVEGGTKLFAGVVPGTDAPLSDPGGSVMGVRKLWRRLGLAPGTLAESVVVTPSCGLAGASPAYARAVQAHCVRAARSLADNPE; translated from the coding sequence ATGAGCGCCGGCGCCACCGGCGTCGGATCGCTGCCCGGCGGCGACGCCCGCGAGGCAGCGAAGACCGTCACCGGGTCCTTCGAAGAGTTCCCCTACCTCGCCGAGCTGCCCGCCCGCGGGCCCGGCGCGGACATGATCGGCCGGTCCCTCGGACTGCTCGTCGACATGTACGCCCACGTCGAGCCCAGCGGCTGGCGGATCAGCGACCGCCCGGGACGGGACTCCAAGCGGTCCCGGTCCTGGCTGGGGGAGGACCTCGACGCGCTGGAGGAGTTCACCCAGGGGTACACGGGGAAGCTCAAGGTCCAGGCCGTCGGACCGTGGACGCTGGCCGCCGCCCTGGAACTGCACGGCGGCGAAGCCATGCTCCAGGACCCGGGGGCCTGCCGGGACCTGGCCGGATCGCTGGCCGAGGGCCTGCGCGAGCACCTGGCCGACGTGCGCAAGCGGGTCCCCGGCGCCGACGTCGTGCTGCAGCTCGACGAGCCCTCCCTGACGGCCGTCCTGCTCGGCCGGGTCCGCTCGGCGAGCGGCTACCGCACCTACCGCGCCGTCGACCGGCAGGTGGTCGAGGGCGCGCTGCGCGACCTGTTCGCCGTCCACGACGGGGAGGTCGTCGTGCACTCCTGCGCGCCCGAGGTCCCCTTCGGCCTGCTCCGCAGGGCCGGTGCCACGGGGGTGTCGTTCGATTTCTCCCTGCTCACCGAGCGCGAGGACGACGCCATCGGGGAGGCGGTCGAAGGCGGCACGAAACTCTTCGCCGGAGTGGTGCCCGGCACGGACGCCCCGTTGTCGGACCCGGGCGGTAGCGTCATGGGTGTCAGGAAGCTTTGGCGCAGGCTGGGGCTGGCCCCGGGGACTCTGGCGGAGTCCGTCGTGGTCACCCCGTCGTGCGGTCTGGCGGGCGCTTCGCCCGCCTACGCCCGCGCGGTGCAGGCGCATTGCGTCAGGGCGGCGAGGTCGCTCGCCGACAACCCTGAGTGA
- a CDS encoding SDR family oxidoreductase: protein MATHLITGAGSGIGAAVAARLHARGDDLVLLARDAGRARELVARYPGATSLVGDLADPDRLSWAFSKQALPERIDSLLHVAGIVDLGPVGELRPKTWHQQLNVNLIAPAEVTRLLLPTLRASKATVVFVNSGAGLTAHADWSAYAASKHGLKALADSLRGEERANGIRVTSVYPGRTASPMQAKVHSQEGKEYDPAAWIDPESVATTIVMAVDLPRDAEVNDLSVRPGR, encoded by the coding sequence ATGGCTACTCACTTGATCACCGGTGCCGGCTCCGGCATCGGCGCCGCCGTCGCGGCCCGACTGCACGCTCGCGGCGACGACCTCGTCCTCCTCGCCCGGGACGCCGGCCGGGCCCGCGAGCTCGTCGCCCGTTACCCCGGCGCCACGTCCCTCGTCGGCGACCTCGCCGACCCCGACCGGCTGTCGTGGGCGTTCTCCAAGCAGGCCCTCCCGGAGCGGATCGACTCCCTGCTGCACGTCGCCGGGATCGTCGACCTCGGACCGGTCGGCGAGCTCCGGCCCAAGACCTGGCACCAGCAGCTCAACGTGAACCTGATCGCCCCCGCCGAGGTCACCCGGCTGCTGCTGCCCACCCTGCGCGCCTCCAAGGCCACCGTCGTCTTCGTGAACTCCGGCGCCGGCCTGACCGCCCACGCCGACTGGAGCGCGTACGCCGCCTCCAAGCACGGGCTCAAGGCCCTCGCCGACTCGCTGCGCGGCGAGGAGCGGGCCAACGGCATCCGCGTCACCTCCGTCTACCCGGGCCGCACCGCCAGCCCCATGCAGGCCAAGGTGCACTCGCAGGAGGGCAAGGAGTACGACCCGGCCGCCTGGATCGACCCCGAGTCCGTCGCGACCACGATCGTCATGGCCGTCGACCTGCCCCGTGACGCCGAGGTCAACGACCTGAGCGTCCGGCCGGGCCGATGA
- a CDS encoding DUF1330 domain-containing protein, with product MTAYAIAHIRPETMNEDILTYIETMQSTLDPFGGRFLVHGKEVEVLEGPFPGTIVMIGFPDMDSARAWYASDAYQAILPLRTDHIAGEVILVEGVPADYDASKTAAGLRAEAGF from the coding sequence ATGACCGCGTACGCCATCGCCCACATCCGCCCCGAGACGATGAACGAGGACATCCTCACCTACATCGAGACCATGCAGTCGACGCTGGACCCCTTCGGCGGCCGCTTCCTCGTGCACGGCAAGGAGGTCGAGGTCCTGGAGGGCCCCTTCCCCGGCACCATCGTCATGATCGGCTTCCCGGACATGGACAGCGCCCGCGCCTGGTACGCCTCCGACGCCTACCAGGCGATCCTGCCGCTGCGCACCGACCACATCGCGGGCGAGGTCATCCTCGTCGAGGGCGTCCCCGCCGACTACGACGCCTCGAAGACGGCCGCCGGCCTGCGCGCCGAAGCCGGCTTCTGA
- a CDS encoding GlxA family transcriptional regulator, translated as MHRIAVLALEGVPPFELGIPSRVFGNAHDEAGDPLYEVTVCTADGLPVTSDAGFTVGVSAGPEALAAADTVIVTPTHAMDELAHGAPLPQQLTDALAAIRPGTRLVSLCTGSYVLAAAGLLDGRPATTHWLHAPEFQRGFPRVRLDEEVLFVDDGDILTSAGVAAGIDLCLYLIRQDHGTGVANRAARLCVVPPWRDGGQVQYIDRPVPEPTVATTTATRAWALERLAEPVTLAELAAHARMSLRTFTRRFRDEVGMTPVQWLTAQRLELARHLLESSDLPVDLVAHRAGFGSANSLRQHMRSTLGVSPIAYRRTFQPASA; from the coding sequence ATGCACCGAATCGCCGTTCTCGCCCTCGAAGGGGTCCCTCCGTTCGAGCTCGGCATCCCCTCCCGCGTCTTCGGCAACGCCCACGACGAGGCCGGGGACCCGCTCTACGAGGTGACCGTCTGCACCGCCGACGGACTGCCCGTGACCAGCGACGCGGGCTTCACGGTCGGCGTCTCGGCGGGCCCCGAGGCCCTCGCCGCCGCCGACACCGTGATCGTCACGCCCACCCACGCCATGGACGAGCTCGCGCACGGCGCGCCCCTGCCGCAGCAGCTGACCGACGCCCTGGCGGCGATCCGGCCCGGCACCCGACTGGTCTCCCTGTGCACCGGCTCGTACGTCCTGGCCGCCGCCGGACTGCTCGACGGCCGGCCCGCCACCACGCACTGGCTGCACGCGCCCGAGTTCCAGCGGGGCTTCCCGCGCGTGCGCCTCGACGAGGAGGTCCTCTTCGTCGACGACGGCGACATCCTCACCTCGGCCGGCGTGGCCGCCGGCATCGACCTCTGCCTCTACCTGATCCGCCAGGACCACGGCACGGGCGTGGCCAACCGGGCCGCGCGACTGTGCGTGGTCCCGCCCTGGCGCGACGGCGGCCAGGTCCAGTACATCGACCGACCCGTCCCCGAGCCCACCGTCGCCACCACCACCGCCACCCGCGCGTGGGCCCTGGAACGCCTCGCCGAACCGGTCACCCTCGCCGAGCTGGCCGCGCACGCCCGGATGAGCCTGCGCACCTTCACCCGCCGGTTCCGCGACGAGGTCGGCATGACTCCGGTGCAGTGGCTCACCGCGCAACGCCTGGAACTGGCCCGTCACTTGCTGGAGTCCAGCGACCTGCCGGTCGACCTCGTCGCCCACCGCGCCGGCTTCGGCTCGGCCAACTCCCTGCGCCAGCACATGCGTTCCACGCTCGGCGTCTCCCCGATCGCCTACCGGCGCACCTTCCAGCCCGCCTCGGCGTGA
- a CDS encoding NADP-dependent oxidoreductase, with translation MRAVVISKWGGPEVLVETEAERPEPGMGEVLVRVRAAGVNPVDWKTRESGALIPWGPVPAVGWDVSGTVEAVGPGVTLYRVGDEVYGMPRFPQQAGAYAEYVTAPARHFAPKPAALDHVQAAALPLAALTAWQALVDTAGVSAGQRVLVHAAAGGVGHLAVQIAKARGAYVIGTASAGKHALLRELGADEVIDYRTTDFEDAVADVDVVIDAIGGDYTRRSLKVLKAGGHLVTLPGPDSLPADPQGVHASWVLVEPDLGGLREIAALVEQGLLKPLVDTVLPLEQAAKAHEIGEQGRTTGKIVLTVA, from the coding sequence ATGCGCGCCGTCGTCATCAGCAAGTGGGGCGGACCCGAGGTCCTCGTCGAGACCGAGGCCGAGCGTCCGGAGCCCGGTATGGGCGAGGTCCTGGTCCGGGTCCGCGCCGCCGGGGTCAACCCGGTGGACTGGAAGACGCGCGAGAGCGGCGCCCTGATCCCCTGGGGCCCGGTGCCGGCGGTCGGCTGGGACGTGTCCGGCACCGTCGAGGCCGTGGGGCCGGGCGTGACCCTGTACCGGGTGGGCGACGAGGTCTACGGGATGCCGCGCTTCCCGCAGCAGGCCGGCGCGTACGCCGAGTACGTGACGGCCCCCGCCCGGCACTTCGCCCCGAAGCCGGCCGCGCTGGACCACGTGCAGGCCGCGGCGCTGCCGCTGGCCGCGCTGACCGCCTGGCAGGCCCTGGTGGACACCGCGGGGGTGAGCGCCGGACAGCGGGTGCTGGTGCACGCGGCGGCCGGCGGGGTCGGCCACCTGGCGGTGCAGATCGCCAAGGCCCGCGGCGCTTACGTGATCGGCACCGCGAGCGCGGGCAAGCACGCGCTGCTGCGCGAGCTCGGCGCCGACGAGGTGATCGACTACCGGACCACGGACTTCGAGGACGCCGTCGCCGACGTGGACGTCGTGATCGACGCCATCGGCGGGGACTACACGCGGCGCTCGCTGAAGGTCCTCAAGGCCGGCGGCCACCTGGTGACCCTCCCCGGCCCCGACTCCCTCCCGGCCGACCCGCAGGGGGTGCACGCCTCCTGGGTCCTGGTGGAGCCGGACCTGGGCGGCCTGCGGGAGATCGCGGCGCTCGTCGAGCAGGGCCTGCTGAAGCCGCTGGTCGACACGGTGCTGCCGTTGGAGCAGGCCGCGAAGGCCCATGAGATCGGCGAGCAGGGCCGCACCACCGGCAAGATCGTCCTGACCGTGGCCTGA
- a CDS encoding IS982 family transposase, whose protein sequence is MTTNLETLATALYVRIDDSLAGTRRTGRPPRLTDAELLTLAVMQALLGFVSEARWLRFARTHLAAEFPYLPEQSGYNKRLRAANTLLSRFIRTLARDTDLWHDDVWVVDSTPVECARSRPTVKRSDLAGLAAYSYCPSHSRFFWGLRLHLLCTPGGLPIAWALANPKTDEREVLADILTGDQDLLATHPGQTIVGDKGYVSKHLDAFMADHGLTLLRPSYRNKKPRPGEHLLKPIRQLIESVNDTLKGQLDLERHGARTPAGVLARVGQRILALTAAIWHNRSNETPVARSLIAYDH, encoded by the coding sequence GTGACGACAAACCTGGAGACCCTCGCGACTGCACTGTACGTGAGGATCGATGACTCTCTGGCAGGAACGCGGCGGACAGGCCGTCCGCCGAGGCTGACGGACGCCGAACTGTTGACACTCGCGGTCATGCAGGCCCTGCTCGGCTTCGTCTCCGAGGCACGCTGGCTGCGGTTCGCCCGCACCCATCTAGCCGCCGAATTCCCCTACCTGCCCGAACAGTCCGGCTACAACAAGCGTTTACGGGCCGCAAACACCCTGCTCAGCCGCTTCATCCGCACCCTCGCCCGCGACACCGACCTGTGGCACGACGACGTATGGGTCGTGGACTCCACACCCGTCGAATGTGCACGCTCCCGACCCACCGTCAAACGATCCGACCTCGCCGGCTTGGCCGCCTACTCCTACTGCCCCTCGCACTCACGGTTCTTCTGGGGCCTGCGCCTGCACCTGCTCTGCACACCCGGCGGCCTGCCAATCGCCTGGGCCCTGGCCAACCCCAAAACCGACGAACGCGAGGTCCTGGCCGACATACTCACAGGCGACCAGGACCTGCTGGCCACCCATCCCGGGCAGACGATCGTCGGCGACAAGGGCTACGTCTCCAAGCACCTGGACGCCTTCATGGCCGACCACGGCCTGACCCTGCTGCGGCCCAGCTACCGCAACAAGAAGCCCCGGCCGGGTGAGCACCTCCTCAAGCCGATCCGGCAGCTCATCGAGTCGGTCAACGACACCCTCAAAGGCCAGCTCGACCTCGAACGACACGGGGCCAGAACCCCAGCCGGAGTCCTGGCCCGCGTCGGACAACGCATCCTCGCCCTCACCGCAGCCATCTGGCACAACCGATCCAACGAAACACCGGTCGCACGATCACTGATCGCCTACGACCACTGA